A single Vanacampus margaritifer isolate UIUO_Vmar chromosome 14, RoL_Vmar_1.0, whole genome shotgun sequence DNA region contains:
- the cryba4 gene encoding beta-crystallin A4: MTHHCTKFSGHWKIIVFDEECFQGRRHEFTSECVNVMELGFETVRSLRVESGAWVGYEHAAFQGQQLILERGEYPQCDAFGGSNAYHIERLTSFRPIACANHRECRMTIFERENFLARKGELSDDYPSLHAMGWCNNEVGSLKVQSGAFVCYQYPGYRGYQYIVECDRHCGEYKHFKEFGSHCQTPQIQSIRRIQQ; the protein is encoded by the exons ATGACGCACCACTGCACCAAGTTCTCCGGCCACTGGAAG ATCATCGTGTTCGACGAGGAATGCTTCCAGGGCCGCCGGCACGAGTTCACGTCCGAGTGCGTCAACGTGATGGAGTTGGGCTTCGAGACGGTGCGCTCGCTGCGCGTGGAGAGCGGCGC CTGGGTGGGCTACGAGCACGCCGCCTTCCAAGGCCAGCAGTTGATCCTGGAGCGCGGCGAGTACCCGCAGTGCGACGCCTTCGGGGGCAGCAACGCGTACCACATCGAGCGCTTGACCTCCTTCAGGCCCATCGCTTGCGCG AACCACCGGGAGTGCCGCATGACCATCTTCGAGCGTGAGAACTTCCTGGCCCGCAAGGGCGAGCTGAGCGACGACTACCCCTCCCTGCACGCCATGGGCTGGTGCAACAACGAAGTGGGATCCCTCAAGGTCCAGTCTGGAGC CTTCGTGTGCTACCAGTACCCGGGTTACCGCGGGTACCAGTACATCGTGGAGTGCGACCGCCACTGCGGTGAGTACAAGCACTTCAAGGAGTTCGGCTCGCACTGCCAAACGCCTCAGATCCAGTCCATCAGGCGCATCCAGCAGTAG